One genomic region from Macrobrachium rosenbergii isolate ZJJX-2024 chromosome 1, ASM4041242v1, whole genome shotgun sequence encodes:
- the Nt5b gene encoding cytosolic purine 5'-nucleotidase isoform X8 yields MDVLAPNTNGTFCPLMGQEHPGHDIPDQRVFVNRSLHLEKIRFFGFDMDYTLAEYKSPQYETLGFNLLKERLIMIGYPEEIKEFEYDPTFPTRGLWFDRVYGNLLKVDGFGNILVCVHGFKFLKPSEVYELYPNKFIQLDESRIYVMNTLFNLPEIYMIACLIDFFSNSPQYVKLPEGIKSGDLYMSFKSIFQDIRGAVDWVHMKGDLKKKTVEEVDKYVHKDERLPLLLDRMRDSGAKVFLLTNSEYWYTNAIMEFLLSFPDKNGEVRDWKTYFDFIGVDACKPVYFSDGTIMRQVDCDTGALKLGTHTGKLRKGQVYSGGSCDVFTELMGAKGKDVLYVGDHIFGDILKSKKIRGWRTFLVVPELVQELHVWTEKCSLFTKLQTLDVMLGDLYKNLDSSTNERPDLSKVRSAIKEVTHEMDLSYGMLGSVFRSGSRQTHFSTQVSRYADVYASTLLNLIYYPFSYMFRAPAMLMPHESTVAHEQRFQVGDGPISTRSRASSVQGDTLENLQSKRPKVLERTQSLVPHARAETPKRVTHHHDEDDSEEESDKSS; encoded by the exons ggtGTTCGTCAACCGTAGCTTGCACTTGGAAAAGATCCGCTTCTTCGGTTTTGACATGGACTATACACTAGCAG AGTACAAATCTCCCCAGTACGAGACACTCGGATTCAACCTGCTGAAAGAGCGTCTCATCATGATTGGTTATCCCGAAGAAATCAAGGAATTCGAATATGATCCCACGTTCCCCACAAG AGGTCTGTGGTTTGACCGTGTCTACGGAAACTTGCTCAAAGTGGATGGCTTCGGCAATATTCTTGTTTGCGTTCACGGGTTCAAGTTCCTAAAACC ATCTGAAGTCTATGAGCTTTACCCAAACAAATTCATTCAGCTGGACGAATCCAGAATCTATGTGATGAACACCCTCTTCAACCTGCCGGAGATTTACATGATTGCCTGCCTCATAGACTTCTTCAGCAACTCTCCTCAGTATGTTAAGCTTCCAGAAGGAATCAAGTCAGGGGATCTGTACATGAGCTTCAAGAGCATATTCCAGGACATCAGAGGAGCTGTGGATTGGGTTCACATGAag ggagatttaaaaaagaaaacagtcgaAGAGGTTGACAAGTACGTCCACAAAGACGAGCGCCTGCCTCTGTTGTTGGACCGAATGAGGGATTCTGGGGCGAAGGTGTTCCTCCTCACAAACTCTGAATACTGGTACACAAATGCCATCATGGAGTTCCTACTTAGTTTCCCTGATAAG AATGGAGAAGTGAGAGACTGGAAAACCTACTTTGACTTCATTGGTGTAGATGCCTGTAAGCCAGTGTACTTTAGTGATGGAACTATCATGAGACAAGTTGACTGTGACACCGGCGCCCTCAAGCTTGGCACTCACACAGGAAAGCTCAGGAAAGGACAAGTCTATTCTGGAG GAAGTTGTGATGTCTTTACTGAACTGATGGGTGCCAAGGGAAAGGATGTCTTATATGTTGGAGATCACATTTTTGGTGACATTTTAAAGAGCAAGAAGATCAGAGGGTGGCGTACTTTCCTAGTAGTACCAGAATTGGTTCAAGAACTTCACGTATGGACCGAGAAGTGTTCCTTGTTCACCAAACTACAGACTTTAGATGTCATGCTGGGAGATCTATACAA GAACCTAGACTCAAGTACCAATGAAAGACCAGACTTGAGCAAAGTCAGAAGTGCTATAAAGGAAGTTACTCATGAGATGGATTTGAGCTATGGCATGCTTGGTTCAGTATTCAGATCAGGATCAAGACAAACTCACTTTTCTACACAG GTTTCAAGATATGCTGATGTGTATGCATCTACATTATTGAATTTAATCTATTACCCCTTCAGTTACATGTTCCGTGCCCCAGCTATGCTT ATGCCTCATGAGTCTACTGTGGCACATGAGCAACGCTTCCAGGTTGGCGATGGTCCTATTTCCACACGTTCCCGAGCTTCCAGTGTTCAAGGAGATACTTTAGAGAATCTACAGTCGAAGAGGCCTAAG GTTCTAGAGAGAACTCAGTCATTGGTGCCTCATGCAAGGGCAGAAACCCCAAAGAGAGTAACTCATCATCACGATGAAGATGACTCAGAAGAAGAGAGTGACAAGTCTTCCTAA
- the Nt5b gene encoding cytosolic purine 5'-nucleotidase isoform X3: MESMETSNNYSLKRTRSMEESDVVTPLEPLTPSSCGGGISASSSSEFTKKYYREVPHRVFVNRSLHLEKIRFFGFDMDYTLAEYKSPQYETLGFNLLKERLIMIGYPEEIKEFEYDPTFPTRGLWFDRVYGNLLKVDGFGNILVCVHGFKFLKPSEVYELYPNKFIQLDESRIYVMNTLFNLPEIYMIACLIDFFSNSPQYVKLPEGIKSGDLYMSFKSIFQDIRGAVDWVHMKGDLKKKTVEEVDKYVHKDERLPLLLDRMRDSGAKVFLLTNSEYWYTNAIMEFLLSFPDKNGEVRDWKTYFDFIGVDACKPVYFSDGTIMRQVDCDTGALKLGTHTGKLRKGQVYSGGSCDVFTELMGAKGKDVLYVGDHIFGDILKSKKIRGWRTFLVVPELVQELHVWTEKCSLFTKLQTLDVMLGDLYKNLDSSTNERPDLSKVRSAIKEVTHEMDLSYGMLGSVFRSGSRQTHFSTQVSRYADVYASTLLNLIYYPFSYMFRAPAMLMPHESTVAHEQRFQVGDGPISTRSRASSVQGDTLENLQSKRPKVRVLERTQSLVPHARAETPKRVTHHHDEDDSEEESDKSS, from the exons ggtGTTCGTCAACCGTAGCTTGCACTTGGAAAAGATCCGCTTCTTCGGTTTTGACATGGACTATACACTAGCAG AGTACAAATCTCCCCAGTACGAGACACTCGGATTCAACCTGCTGAAAGAGCGTCTCATCATGATTGGTTATCCCGAAGAAATCAAGGAATTCGAATATGATCCCACGTTCCCCACAAG AGGTCTGTGGTTTGACCGTGTCTACGGAAACTTGCTCAAAGTGGATGGCTTCGGCAATATTCTTGTTTGCGTTCACGGGTTCAAGTTCCTAAAACC ATCTGAAGTCTATGAGCTTTACCCAAACAAATTCATTCAGCTGGACGAATCCAGAATCTATGTGATGAACACCCTCTTCAACCTGCCGGAGATTTACATGATTGCCTGCCTCATAGACTTCTTCAGCAACTCTCCTCAGTATGTTAAGCTTCCAGAAGGAATCAAGTCAGGGGATCTGTACATGAGCTTCAAGAGCATATTCCAGGACATCAGAGGAGCTGTGGATTGGGTTCACATGAag ggagatttaaaaaagaaaacagtcgaAGAGGTTGACAAGTACGTCCACAAAGACGAGCGCCTGCCTCTGTTGTTGGACCGAATGAGGGATTCTGGGGCGAAGGTGTTCCTCCTCACAAACTCTGAATACTGGTACACAAATGCCATCATGGAGTTCCTACTTAGTTTCCCTGATAAG AATGGAGAAGTGAGAGACTGGAAAACCTACTTTGACTTCATTGGTGTAGATGCCTGTAAGCCAGTGTACTTTAGTGATGGAACTATCATGAGACAAGTTGACTGTGACACCGGCGCCCTCAAGCTTGGCACTCACACAGGAAAGCTCAGGAAAGGACAAGTCTATTCTGGAG GAAGTTGTGATGTCTTTACTGAACTGATGGGTGCCAAGGGAAAGGATGTCTTATATGTTGGAGATCACATTTTTGGTGACATTTTAAAGAGCAAGAAGATCAGAGGGTGGCGTACTTTCCTAGTAGTACCAGAATTGGTTCAAGAACTTCACGTATGGACCGAGAAGTGTTCCTTGTTCACCAAACTACAGACTTTAGATGTCATGCTGGGAGATCTATACAA GAACCTAGACTCAAGTACCAATGAAAGACCAGACTTGAGCAAAGTCAGAAGTGCTATAAAGGAAGTTACTCATGAGATGGATTTGAGCTATGGCATGCTTGGTTCAGTATTCAGATCAGGATCAAGACAAACTCACTTTTCTACACAG GTTTCAAGATATGCTGATGTGTATGCATCTACATTATTGAATTTAATCTATTACCCCTTCAGTTACATGTTCCGTGCCCCAGCTATGCTT ATGCCTCATGAGTCTACTGTGGCACATGAGCAACGCTTCCAGGTTGGCGATGGTCCTATTTCCACACGTTCCCGAGCTTCCAGTGTTCAAGGAGATACTTTAGAGAATCTACAGTCGAAGAGGCCTAAGGTTAGA GTTCTAGAGAGAACTCAGTCATTGGTGCCTCATGCAAGGGCAGAAACCCCAAAGAGAGTAACTCATCATCACGATGAAGATGACTCAGAAGAAGAGAGTGACAAGTCTTCCTAA